GGCGTGGTGGGGCCGGGCGGCGACGTCTGGGTCAGCCGATGAAAAAAAATGCGAACGGCCCTCAAGTTGCACCGGGGGTGGCCGATACCGAACACGAGTGGAAGCGGACCGGGCACAATCCGGGCCTTCTTCGGAGTGTGGCCTCCGTCACTAAAGTCGGACAGGCCGCGGCCGATAACTCCTATGAACCCTGTGACAGGTGAATGACATGAGCCAGAAAATCGAAGGCACTCCCCCTGCCGCCGTACGCACCACCGGCCCCGTTGGCGGCCGTGTTGCACCGGCGGGTGCCGAACGTTCGCGGCCGGTGGAAGCCAGCGCCGGCGGCGACAGCCTGCGCCTGACCGGTGAGGCCGCCAGCCTGCAGGCGATGCAGCGCGAGCTGTCCAACGCGCCGGCGATCAACGAAGCCCGCGTGCAGGCGGTGCGTGAAGCCCTGCAGGCCGGCACGTACAAGGTCAATGCCGAGGCGATCGCCGACGGCATGCTGGGCCTGGAAGACCAGTTGGGCGGTTGAGCGCCATGACCCACGCGTCCCTCCAGCGACTGTCCGCGGCCCTGGAAGGGGAGCGGTGCGCCATCGTCGAGCACGACGTGGAGGCGCTGGTGCGCTGCACGCAGGACAAGCTGGATGCCCTGCGCGCGCTGGAAACCGCCGCGGCCGGCTTCGGGTTTCCCGAAGAGCTGCGCGAA
This window of the Pseudoxanthomonas sp. genome carries:
- a CDS encoding flagellar protein FlgN yields the protein MTHASLQRLSAALEGERCAIVEHDVEALVRCTQDKLDALRALETAAAGFGFPEELREQLAGLAEKNHANGILLARRRREVNWALRHLGRTESHGAYDAQGQTSSTAAPRPLAVA
- the flgM gene encoding flagellar biosynthesis anti-sigma factor FlgM gives rise to the protein MSQKIEGTPPAAVRTTGPVGGRVAPAGAERSRPVEASAGGDSLRLTGEAASLQAMQRELSNAPAINEARVQAVREALQAGTYKVNAEAIADGMLGLEDQLGG